The Pseudomonas azadiae genome contains a region encoding:
- a CDS encoding polysaccharide lyase family 7 protein has product MIDLSTWNLSIPVGSPPTTIQTSRLMSGFKDQYFQAEGSNVQFWTPVTGTRTENAIYPRSELRETYADGRLRNWTYPDADNFLRATLAVNQVPSTGKIVIGQIHAYDSQKPLIKLEYQFKEKTQTGNIVAKVRMRPDEDESRVITIASNVPLQKSFTYVINLNKAGLLAVYAADKEWNERIGAAWASKPLYFKAGVYVQDNSGNTNEGAKVTFEKLDIDHD; this is encoded by the coding sequence ATGATTGACCTATCCACCTGGAACCTCAGCATTCCTGTCGGCTCCCCGCCTACGACCATCCAAACCTCCAGGCTGATGAGCGGTTTCAAGGACCAATATTTCCAGGCCGAAGGCAGCAACGTGCAATTCTGGACGCCCGTCACCGGCACCCGTACGGAAAACGCCATTTACCCACGCAGTGAACTGCGCGAAACCTACGCCGACGGACGCCTGCGCAACTGGACCTATCCAGACGCAGACAACTTCCTGCGCGCCACCTTGGCCGTCAATCAGGTGCCGTCCACCGGCAAGATCGTGATCGGACAGATTCACGCCTATGACAGCCAGAAACCGCTGATCAAGCTCGAATACCAATTCAAGGAAAAGACCCAGACCGGCAACATCGTCGCCAAAGTGCGCATGCGCCCGGATGAAGATGAAAGCCGCGTGATCACCATCGCGTCCAATGTGCCGCTGCAAAAAAGCTTCACCTACGTGATCAACCTGAACAAAGCCGGACTGCTCGCCGTGTATGCCGCCGACAAGGAATGGAACGAGCGCATCGGTGCCGCGTGGGCGTCAAAGCCGCTGTATTTCAAGGCGGGCGTGTATGTACAGGACAACAGTGGCAACACCAACGAGGGGGCGAAGGTGACGTTTGAGAAGTTGGATATTGATCACGACTGA
- a CDS encoding fructose-bisphosphate aldolase → MKNPLPPRRFYPCTETATDAPVLLIDSDAPLRDLHACLRERLNAALEHLNLMACSSLPDFGERDLNNVANTARILVQDVSDVFRVIEHCGFDTPDAA, encoded by the coding sequence ATGAAGAACCCACTTCCGCCCCGCCGCTTTTACCCCTGCACTGAAACCGCCACCGACGCGCCCGTGCTTTTGATCGACAGCGACGCCCCATTGCGGGACCTCCACGCCTGCCTGCGCGAACGCCTCAACGCCGCCCTCGAACACCTCAACCTGATGGCCTGCTCCAGCCTGCCGGACTTTGGCGAGCGCGACCTGAATAATGTGGCAAACACGGCGCGCATTCTGGTTCAGGACGTGAGTGACGTATTCCGGGTGATCGAGCACTGCGGCTTCGATACGCCTGACGCCGCTTGA